The Acidobacteriota bacterium genome has a segment encoding these proteins:
- a CDS encoding dienelactone hydrolase family protein, with translation MDRKTAKEFPQELLDLFHLYQHGEINRREFLDGAKKFAVGGITVTALWESLKPNYAWAEQVPESDARIKVENLVVPSPQGNGSINAYLVRPASATGKLPGVMVIHENRGLNPYVKDVARRLATEGYMALAPDGTSSVGGWPGNDEEGATVFQKVDREKMTNDFEAAIRWLKARADCTGKVGAVGFCFGGGIVNMMAVRLGADMAAGVPFYGGQPSAADAAKIKAPLVLNYGDATLDKRIADGWPAYETALKAANVTYSAYFYDKANHGFHNDTTPRYDAAAAKLAWERTLAHFSKYLKG, from the coding sequence GGAGCTACTGGACTTATTTCACCTATACCAACACGGCGAAATCAACCGCCGTGAGTTTCTCGATGGCGCCAAGAAGTTTGCCGTCGGTGGCATCACCGTGACCGCGTTGTGGGAAAGCCTGAAGCCCAACTACGCCTGGGCCGAGCAGGTGCCGGAGAGCGATGCGCGCATTAAGGTAGAAAACCTTGTTGTGCCCTCACCGCAGGGCAACGGCAGCATCAACGCCTATCTGGTTCGCCCCGCAAGCGCCACCGGCAAGCTGCCTGGCGTGATGGTGATTCATGAGAACCGTGGCCTGAACCCCTACGTAAAGGATGTCGCCCGCCGCCTCGCCACCGAGGGCTACATGGCGCTCGCGCCGGACGGAACTTCGTCCGTCGGCGGCTGGCCCGGCAATGATGAGGAGGGAGCCACGGTATTCCAGAAAGTGGATCGCGAGAAAATGACCAATGACTTCGAAGCTGCTATTCGCTGGCTGAAGGCGCGCGCGGACTGCACAGGCAAAGTGGGCGCCGTCGGTTTCTGCTTTGGCGGAGGCATCGTCAACATGATGGCCGTGCGGCTCGGCGCGGACATGGCTGCGGGAGTCCCGTTCTATGGCGGCCAACCCTCCGCTGCGGACGCCGCCAAGATCAAGGCTCCGCTAGTGCTCAATTACGGTGATGCCACTCTGGATAAGCGGATCGCGGATGGCTGGCCCGCCTATGAAACCGCACTGAAGGCCGCGAACGTAACCTACTCGGCATACTTCTATGACAAGGCCAATCACGGCTTCCACAATGACACCACTCCGCGCTACGATGCGGCCGCCGCGAAGCTGGCCTGGGAACGCACGCTCGCGCACTTCAGCAAGTATCTGAAAGGCTGA
- a CDS encoding damage-inducible protein DinB has product MNLQYIHELYAYDCWANARLLDAVGKLQQGEFLREMGSSFPSVRDTLVHLVSAEWVWLQRWKGTSLQRHFDTATFPTPDSIRCWLTKVESEQSKFINSLTQDELLSPHSYSNFEGKSFAEPLWQQLTHRVNHSTYHRGQVTTMLRQLGATAVALDMIAYFRQNPLLPAA; this is encoded by the coding sequence ATGAATCTGCAATACATTCACGAGTTGTATGCTTATGATTGCTGGGCCAACGCCCGCTTGCTGGATGCAGTGGGCAAGCTGCAGCAAGGGGAGTTCCTGCGGGAAATGGGCAGCAGTTTCCCGTCGGTGCGCGATACCTTGGTTCACCTTGTTTCAGCTGAGTGGGTCTGGCTGCAACGGTGGAAGGGCACCTCACTCCAGCGTCACTTCGATACTGCTACATTCCCTACTCCTGATTCGATAAGATGCTGGCTCACAAAGGTGGAGAGTGAGCAGAGTAAGTTTATTAACTCACTCACTCAGGATGAGTTACTATCACCTCACTCTTATAGTAACTTCGAGGGCAAGTCATTTGCCGAGCCACTCTGGCAGCAATTGACTCATCGAGTGAATCACTCGACTTATCACCGAGGACAAGTGACTACCATGCTCCGGCAATTGGGGGCCACCGCGGTGGCGCTGGATATGATCGCGTATTTCCGTCAGAATCCGCTGCTCCCGGCTGCCTAA